One Diabrotica virgifera virgifera chromosome 3, PGI_DIABVI_V3a genomic window carries:
- the LOC126881420 gene encoding THAP domain-containing protein 2-like — translation MPSRCCVPECKSNYDSSLKKNEQPESTFLFPKDPKLRELWLQCIHRKNFVIGTSAVVCAKHFYSDDIERVREWVDKEGNKHVEKLPNPKLKPSAVPRIFPIQDVSK, via the coding sequence aTGCCAAGCCGTTGCTGTGTGCCAGAGTGCAAAAGCAATTACGATAGcagtcttaaaaagaatgaacaACCAGAAAGCACTTTTTTATTTCCAAAGGATCCAAAGCTGCGAGAACTTTGGTTACAGTGTATCCACAGGAAAAATTTTGTTATTGGAACATCAGCGGTAGTATGTGCCAAACATTTTTATTCTGATGACATCGAGAGAGTTAGAGAATGGGTAGATAAGGAAGGCAACAAACATGTAGAGAAATTACCGAATCCTAAGTTAAAACCTTCTGCAGTTCCTCGCATTTTTCCAAttcaggatgtttctaaataa